One Pseudomonas sp. AN-1 genomic region harbors:
- a CDS encoding DUF11 domain-containing protein, whose amino-acid sequence MTVFRMLLPLLVAVVPAAPALAEVDSFMEALRVIEDQDGRETFEEARSARPGEVIEYRLTYKNSESTPVSQLKVKGPVPAGTRYVADSARSDVRARLRFSHDGGVTWQAAPLKRKAADGKGEEVVPPEHYSHVQWTAGQPLEKGKPQTYSYRVQVAEPEKPGTP is encoded by the coding sequence ATGACTGTGTTCAGGATGTTGCTGCCCCTGCTGGTGGCTGTAGTACCGGCTGCTCCCGCCCTGGCCGAGGTTGACAGCTTCATGGAGGCCCTGCGGGTCATCGAGGATCAGGATGGACGCGAGACCTTCGAGGAAGCCAGGTCGGCGCGTCCCGGCGAAGTCATCGAATACCGCCTCACCTACAAGAACAGCGAAAGCACCCCGGTCTCCCAGCTGAAGGTCAAGGGCCCGGTGCCCGCCGGCACCCGCTACGTGGCGGACAGTGCCCGCAGCGACGTGCGCGCACGCCTGCGCTTCAGCCACGACGGTGGCGTCACCTGGCAGGCCGCTCCGCTCAAGCGCAAGGCTGCGGACGGCAAGGGCGAGGAAGTGGTGCCGCCCGAACACTACTCCCACGTGCAGTGGACTGCCGGACAGCCCCTCGAGAAGGGCAAGCCGCAGACCTATTCCTATCGCGTCCAGGTCGCCGAGCCGGAGAAGCCCGGCACGCCCTGA
- the argA gene encoding amino-acid N-acetyltransferase, translated as MHDYVNWLRHATPYINAHRDRTFVVMLPGEGVEHPNFANIVHDLVLLHSLGVRLVLVHGSRPQIEARLAARGLAPRYHHGLRVTDGPTLECVVEAVGGLRLGIEARLSMDMAASPMQGARLRVAGGNLVTARPIGVVDGVDYQHTGLVRRIDRKGIERLLDERRIVLLSSLGYSPTGEIFNLACEDVAMSAAIDLQAEKLILFGAARGLLDEAGQLVRELRPQQVPPHLARLGSDYQGELLDAAAQACRGGVRRSHIVSYAEDGALLNELFTRDGAGTLVAQEQFEQLREAGIDDVGGLLELIRPLEEQGILVRRSREVLEREIGQFSIVERDGLIIACAALYPVPDSDWGELACLAVHPEYRQGGRGDQLLERIEQRARAQGLKTLFVLTTRTAHWFQERGFKPCSVDRLPPARASLYNFQRQSKVFEKPL; from the coding sequence ATGCACGACTACGTCAACTGGCTGCGCCACGCCACCCCCTACATCAACGCCCACCGCGACCGCACCTTCGTGGTCATGCTGCCGGGCGAGGGGGTCGAGCACCCCAACTTCGCCAACATCGTCCACGACCTGGTGCTGCTGCACAGCCTCGGCGTGCGCCTGGTGCTGGTCCACGGCTCGCGTCCGCAGATCGAGGCGCGCCTCGCCGCCCGCGGCCTGGCGCCGCGCTACCACCACGGCCTGCGGGTCACCGACGGGCCTACCCTGGAATGCGTGGTCGAAGCGGTCGGCGGCCTGCGCCTGGGCATCGAGGCGCGCCTGTCGATGGACATGGCCGCCTCGCCGATGCAGGGCGCGCGCCTGCGCGTGGCCGGCGGCAACCTGGTCACCGCGCGGCCGATCGGCGTGGTCGACGGCGTCGACTACCAGCACACCGGCCTGGTGCGACGCATCGACCGCAAGGGCATCGAGCGCCTGCTCGACGAGCGGCGCATCGTCCTCTTGTCGTCGCTGGGCTACTCGCCGACCGGCGAGATCTTCAACCTGGCCTGCGAGGACGTGGCGATGAGCGCGGCCATCGACCTGCAGGCCGAGAAGCTGATCCTGTTCGGCGCCGCCCGCGGCCTGCTCGACGAGGCCGGCCAGTTGGTCCGCGAGCTGCGCCCGCAGCAGGTGCCGCCGCACCTGGCGCGCCTCGGCAGCGACTACCAGGGCGAGTTGCTCGACGCCGCTGCCCAGGCCTGCCGCGGCGGCGTGCGGCGCAGCCACATCGTCAGCTACGCCGAGGACGGCGCGCTGCTCAACGAGCTGTTCACCCGCGACGGCGCCGGCACCCTAGTGGCCCAGGAGCAGTTCGAGCAGCTGCGCGAGGCGGGCATCGACGACGTCGGCGGCCTGCTCGAGCTGATCCGCCCGCTGGAGGAGCAGGGCATCCTGGTGCGCCGCTCGCGCGAGGTGCTGGAGCGCGAGATCGGCCAGTTCAGCATCGTCGAGCGCGACGGCCTGATCATCGCCTGCGCCGCGCTCTATCCGGTGCCGGACTCCGACTGGGGTGAGCTGGCCTGCCTGGCCGTGCACCCCGAATACCGCCAGGGCGGGCGCGGCGACCAGCTGCTCGAACGCATCGAGCAGCGCGCCCGCGCCCAGGGCCTGAAGACCCTGTTCGTGCTCACCACCCGCACCGCCCACTGGTTCCAGGAGCGCGGCTTCAAGCCGTGCAGCGTCGACCGCCTGCCGCCGGCGCGCGCTTCGCTGTACAACTTCCAGAGGCAGTCGAAGGTGTTCGAGAAGCCGCTGTAG
- a CDS encoding SdrD B-like domain-containing protein, which produces MLTSADMPAVALAHGTLRILRGILCGLLLLGLAVAAWAGTTPSAGSLISNQAQAEYRQTDGSLVRLRSNTVETEVAAVESIALLPDLAVRSSAGASVALAHTLINTGNVATTLTLQFANRSGDGFDLNELALTQDLNGNGLADAGEPSLPPGSSLTLAAGQRLYLLLTARVPAALAYGRQALLQLSAHGAAGASAQVDDSVTIDSTVAPRLDKEVTPQTAIPGATLRYRLALNSGDGWRPKPVLVDGALQELLLIRDPLPTNTEFVAFVAGGGAQALYHLAGMPRDEYQSQAPAERGRIDAIAFGFPAPAALSQAELEFDLRLGAAASGTVVNTATVEGLVGAQEQRVESNPARVSLPVLPGVLDYRDPRLVDKVTLSSSGLPLNLRAEVAACNLGAASIESWPLNLSTALSGDLETLTITETGPNTGIFVLTSVPTAPWPQNRQVSSDGTVQVASSDTVTATLSCAGQTLVAAVLIDPAGVVFDSQSGAPLAGATVRLIEIGAAGERPATVFDFNAQPAPSSVVTGPDGRYEFPLVAAGDYRLEVTPPNGYRFPSQVPAAQQPAGRRIGDGSFGGRFRVDAAVLLDVPLDPGTLSGLALQKQGARNSVEIGETLRYTLRLSNNTGRVLDDLIIEDRLPAGFTYLPGSTRQDRELTVDPARLPGRRLVFRVGSLASGRSLQLDYTVRVGSGATAGDGINQAQAHSGDVSSNLARFAVQIEKGVFADDAFILGKVYADCDRNRVQDPGEPGIPGVRLYLDDGSFVITDSEGKYSFYGVSPRTHSLKLDPITLPAGAEMETIANRQAGDAQSRFVDLRNGELHRADFATDSCAAPLREEIERRRSVGETPPVRSEEEALTAHLRTEAAPNYDLRARPASGVLDAGGRIVAETPLAAYGAERARPARLSEAPVSRSLSVSLESLLLKRSDNRFGFLDLTDGDTLPGTDLSVRLVGRDGAFFRLLVNGEEVPSSRVGQRARMPSRQLLAWEYIGVKLKPGSNRLRAEALDAFGNLRESTEITLIAPGRAGKLLLVLPPSGGVADGQTPTPVMVRLRDADDVPVTARTLITLESSAGRWDAEDLDPLQAGVQTLVQGGEALFDLIPPADPGSARVRVSSGVLEAEERLAFTPYLRPLVATGVIEGAVGINRLSADAMAAVSPEDTFEQDIRRLSGGGGDSRVGARGSMFLKGKVKGDYLLTLAYDSDKDTRDRLFRDIEPESFYPVYGDSSVKGFDAQSTSPLYVRIDKGRSYLLYGDFNTAADPQPARQLANYSRSLTGVQQHIETDRVVVNLFASHDSSRQQVNEFRAQGISGPYRLPGSGFLRNSEQIEILVRDRNQPSVVLESRTLTRFVDYTVDELAGSIMFSRPVASVDANLNPVFIRITWEVDSGGETFWVYGADGRYRLTEFLEVGGSVVRNDDPVEGYSLFGLNATVTLAEDHSLTLEAARSEEDLGSAGNAWRAEWLRTGRDVEGRVFAAQSDETFNNPNAALSSGRRELGVNAAVRVTEQLRLNAEALHTESLDTGGRRQGLYGGTEYALTPRVTLATGLRYTREDEAAPLGESLATGARDVTSAYGKLGWNPDFLPRANVYSEYEQDLSASANRMFGIGGDYQISQRGRLYARHELISSLSGAFGLSELSEQQNTTVFGLDHDYREDGNVFSEYRVRDAIDGPSAQAAMGLRNGWALQPGLRLTTQFERVHPLDGLSQENSAIALGLHYTANPLWKGGTRLEWRESDTENSLLHTVSYVRRLSSDWSFLGKNTVSLVERLTDDSGDLLRNRLRLGLAWRQTEVNRWNWLGRYESRYDRDEQEDERRHAHVLSSHVNYQPHRQWVLSGRYAFKQVNDDNGDVDNRFTGHLLSGRVLYDLSERWDLGFNVSRLFDPGSTQYGYGAEVGYLLAKNLWVSGGYNFAGYHDRDFEDVDYTQQGPYLRLRFKFDENNLRWLE; this is translated from the coding sequence ATGCTGACTTCCGCCGACATGCCCGCAGTCGCGCTCGCCCATGGCACCCTCCGCATCCTGCGCGGGATCCTGTGCGGCCTGCTGCTGCTCGGTCTGGCCGTCGCTGCCTGGGCCGGCACCACCCCGTCGGCGGGCAGCCTGATCAGCAACCAGGCGCAGGCCGAATACCGGCAGACGGACGGCAGCCTGGTGCGCCTGCGCTCCAACACCGTGGAGACCGAGGTGGCGGCGGTGGAGAGCATCGCCCTGCTGCCCGACCTGGCGGTACGGAGTTCTGCCGGTGCGAGCGTCGCGCTCGCCCACACCCTGATCAACACGGGCAACGTCGCCACGACGCTGACCCTGCAGTTCGCCAACCGCAGTGGCGACGGTTTCGACCTCAACGAGCTGGCACTGACCCAGGACCTCAACGGCAATGGCCTGGCCGACGCCGGCGAGCCGTCGCTGCCGCCGGGCAGCAGCCTGACGCTGGCCGCGGGCCAGCGCCTCTACCTGCTCCTCACCGCCCGCGTGCCCGCCGCGCTCGCCTACGGTCGCCAGGCGCTCCTGCAGCTGTCGGCGCATGGCGCGGCCGGGGCTTCGGCCCAGGTCGACGACAGCGTCACCATCGACTCCACGGTCGCCCCGCGCCTGGACAAGGAAGTCACCCCGCAGACCGCGATCCCCGGCGCGACGCTGCGTTATCGCCTGGCGCTGAACAGCGGCGACGGCTGGCGGCCGAAGCCGGTGCTGGTGGATGGCGCCCTGCAGGAGCTGCTGCTGATCCGCGATCCGCTGCCGACCAACACCGAGTTCGTGGCCTTCGTGGCCGGCGGCGGCGCCCAGGCGCTGTACCACCTGGCCGGCATGCCGCGCGACGAGTACCAGAGCCAGGCGCCGGCCGAGCGCGGGCGCATCGACGCCATCGCCTTCGGCTTCCCCGCTCCGGCGGCGCTGAGCCAGGCCGAACTGGAGTTCGACCTGCGCCTGGGCGCCGCGGCCAGCGGGACCGTCGTCAACACGGCGACGGTGGAAGGCCTGGTCGGCGCGCAGGAGCAGCGCGTCGAGTCGAACCCGGCCCGGGTCAGCCTGCCGGTCCTGCCCGGCGTCCTGGATTACCGCGACCCGCGCCTGGTCGACAAGGTCACCCTGAGCAGCAGCGGCCTGCCGCTCAACCTGCGCGCCGAGGTTGCCGCCTGCAACCTCGGCGCCGCCAGCATCGAGAGCTGGCCGCTGAACCTCAGCACGGCGCTGTCCGGCGACCTGGAAACCCTGACGATCACCGAGACCGGCCCCAATACCGGCATCTTCGTGCTGACCAGCGTACCGACCGCGCCCTGGCCGCAGAATCGCCAGGTCAGCAGCGACGGCACCGTGCAGGTCGCCTCCAGCGACACGGTGACCGCCACCCTGAGCTGCGCCGGGCAGACGCTGGTGGCGGCCGTGCTGATCGACCCGGCCGGCGTGGTGTTCGACTCGCAGAGCGGCGCGCCGCTGGCCGGGGCCACGGTGCGCCTGATCGAGATCGGCGCGGCCGGCGAGCGGCCGGCCACGGTGTTCGACTTCAATGCCCAGCCGGCGCCGAGCAGCGTGGTGACCGGCCCCGACGGCCGCTACGAGTTCCCCCTGGTGGCGGCCGGCGACTACCGGCTGGAAGTCACCCCGCCCAACGGCTACCGCTTCCCCTCGCAGGTGCCGGCGGCGCAGCAGCCGGCGGGCCGGCGCATCGGCGACGGCTCGTTCGGCGGGCGCTTCCGCGTCGATGCCGCGGTGCTCCTCGACGTTCCCCTCGACCCCGGCACGCTGTCCGGCCTGGCCCTGCAGAAGCAGGGGGCACGCAACAGCGTCGAGATCGGCGAGACGCTGCGCTACACCCTGCGCCTGAGCAACAACACCGGCCGGGTGCTGGACGACCTGATCATCGAGGATCGCCTGCCGGCGGGCTTCACCTATCTGCCCGGCAGTACCCGCCAGGACCGCGAGCTGACGGTCGATCCGGCGCGCCTGCCGGGGCGCCGCCTGGTGTTCCGGGTCGGCAGCCTGGCCAGCGGCAGGAGCCTGCAGCTGGACTACACGGTCCGCGTCGGCAGCGGCGCCACCGCCGGCGACGGCATCAACCAGGCCCAGGCGCACAGCGGCGACGTTTCCTCCAACCTGGCGCGCTTTGCCGTGCAGATCGAGAAGGGCGTGTTCGCCGACGACGCCTTCATCCTCGGCAAGGTGTACGCCGACTGCGACCGCAACCGGGTGCAGGATCCCGGCGAGCCGGGGATCCCCGGCGTGCGCCTGTACCTCGACGACGGCAGCTTCGTGATCACCGACAGCGAGGGCAAGTACAGCTTCTACGGCGTGTCGCCGCGGACCCACAGCCTCAAGCTCGACCCCATCACCCTGCCGGCGGGCGCCGAGATGGAGACCATCGCCAACCGGCAGGCCGGCGATGCGCAGAGCCGCTTCGTCGACCTGCGAAACGGCGAGCTGCACCGCGCCGACTTCGCCACGGACTCCTGCGCGGCGCCGCTCCGCGAGGAGATCGAACGGCGGCGCAGCGTCGGCGAGACGCCGCCGGTGCGCAGCGAGGAGGAAGCGCTGACCGCGCACCTGCGCACCGAGGCGGCGCCGAACTACGACCTGCGCGCGCGCCCGGCCAGCGGCGTGCTCGATGCCGGTGGCCGGATAGTCGCCGAGACGCCGCTGGCGGCCTACGGGGCGGAGCGCGCGCGCCCGGCACGCCTGAGCGAGGCGCCGGTCAGCCGCTCGCTCAGCGTCAGCCTGGAGAGCCTGCTGCTCAAGCGCAGCGACAACCGCTTCGGCTTCCTGGACCTGACGGACGGCGACACCCTGCCGGGCACCGACCTGTCGGTGCGCCTCGTCGGCCGCGATGGCGCCTTCTTCCGCCTGCTGGTCAACGGCGAGGAAGTGCCGAGCAGCCGGGTCGGCCAGCGGGCGCGCATGCCCAGTCGCCAGCTGCTGGCCTGGGAGTACATCGGCGTCAAGCTGAAGCCGGGCAGCAACCGGCTGCGCGCCGAGGCGCTGGACGCCTTCGGCAACCTGCGCGAGTCCACCGAGATCACCCTGATCGCGCCGGGTCGCGCCGGCAAGCTCCTGCTGGTGCTGCCGCCGTCGGGCGGGGTCGCCGACGGCCAGACGCCGACCCCGGTGATGGTGCGCCTGCGCGATGCCGACGACGTGCCGGTGACCGCGCGCACCCTGATCACCCTGGAGAGCAGCGCCGGGCGCTGGGACGCGGAGGACCTCGATCCGCTGCAGGCGGGCGTGCAGACCCTGGTGCAGGGCGGCGAGGCGCTGTTCGACCTGATTCCGCCGGCCGATCCCGGCAGCGCCCGGGTCCGCGTCAGCAGCGGGGTGCTCGAGGCCGAGGAGCGGCTGGCCTTCACTCCCTACCTGCGGCCGCTGGTCGCCACCGGGGTGATCGAGGGGGCGGTCGGCATCAATCGCCTGTCGGCCGATGCCATGGCCGCGGTCAGCCCCGAGGACACCTTCGAGCAGGACATCCGCCGCCTCAGCGGGGGCGGTGGCGACAGCCGCGTGGGCGCGCGCGGCTCGATGTTCCTCAAGGGCAAGGTCAAGGGCGACTACCTGCTGACCCTGGCCTACGACTCCGACAAGGACACCCGCGACCGCCTGTTCCGCGATATCGAGCCGGAGAGCTTCTATCCGGTCTACGGTGACAGCTCGGTCAAGGGCTTCGACGCGCAGTCGACCAGCCCGCTGTACGTGCGCATCGACAAGGGCCGTTCCTACCTGCTGTACGGCGACTTCAACACCGCCGCCGATCCGCAGCCGGCCCGCCAGCTGGCTAACTACAGCCGCAGTCTCACCGGCGTGCAGCAGCACATCGAGACCGACCGCGTGGTGGTCAACCTGTTCGCCAGCCATGACAGCAGCCGCCAGCAGGTCAACGAGTTCCGTGCCCAGGGCATCTCCGGGCCCTACCGCCTGCCCGGCTCGGGCTTCCTGCGCAACAGCGAGCAGATCGAGATCCTCGTGCGCGACCGCAACCAGCCCTCGGTGGTCCTGGAAAGCCGCACGCTGACCCGCTTCGTCGACTACACCGTCGACGAGCTGGCCGGCTCGATCATGTTCAGCCGGCCGGTGGCCAGCGTCGACGCCAACCTCAACCCGGTGTTCATCCGCATCACCTGGGAGGTGGACAGCGGCGGCGAGACGTTCTGGGTCTACGGCGCCGATGGCCGCTACCGGCTCACCGAGTTCCTCGAGGTCGGCGGTTCGGTGGTGCGCAACGACGATCCGGTGGAGGGCTACTCGCTGTTCGGCCTCAACGCCACCGTGACCCTGGCCGAGGACCACAGCCTGACCCTGGAGGCCGCCCGCTCCGAGGAGGACCTGGGGAGCGCCGGCAACGCCTGGCGCGCCGAATGGCTGCGCACCGGTCGCGACGTCGAGGGGCGGGTGTTCGCCGCGCAGAGCGACGAGACCTTCAACAACCCCAACGCGGCGCTGAGCTCCGGGCGCCGCGAGCTGGGCGTCAACGCGGCGGTGCGGGTGACCGAGCAACTGCGCCTGAACGCCGAGGCGCTGCACACCGAGAGCCTCGACACCGGCGGGCGTCGCCAGGGCCTCTACGGCGGCACCGAGTATGCGCTGACGCCGCGCGTCACCCTGGCCACCGGCCTGCGCTACACCCGCGAGGACGAGGCCGCGCCTCTCGGCGAGAGCCTGGCCACCGGTGCGCGGGACGTCACCTCGGCCTACGGCAAGCTCGGCTGGAATCCCGACTTCCTGCCGCGCGCCAACGTCTACAGCGAGTACGAGCAGGACCTGTCCGCCTCCGCCAACCGCATGTTCGGCATCGGCGGCGACTACCAGATTAGCCAGCGCGGCCGCCTGTATGCCCGCCATGAACTGATCTCCAGCCTGAGCGGCGCCTTCGGCCTGTCCGAGCTGAGCGAGCAGCAGAACACCACGGTGTTCGGCCTCGACCACGACTACCGCGAGGACGGCAACGTGTTCAGCGAATACCGGGTGCGCGACGCCATCGACGGCCCCTCGGCCCAGGCGGCCATGGGCCTGCGCAACGGCTGGGCGCTGCAGCCGGGCTTGCGCCTGACCACCCAGTTCGAGCGGGTGCACCCGCTCGACGGCCTGTCCCAGGAGAACAGTGCCATCGCCCTCGGCCTGCACTACACGGCCAACCCGCTGTGGAAGGGCGGCACCCGCCTGGAATGGCGCGAGAGCGACACCGAGAACAGCCTGCTGCACACGGTCAGCTATGTGCGCCGGCTGTCGAGCGACTGGAGCTTCCTCGGCAAGAACACCGTGTCGCTGGTCGAGCGGCTGACCGACGACTCGGGGGACCTGCTGCGCAACCGCCTGCGTCTCGGTCTGGCCTGGCGGCAGACCGAGGTCAACCGCTGGAACTGGCTGGGGCGCTACGAGTCGCGCTACGACCGCGACGAGCAGGAGGACGAGCGCCGCCACGCCCACGTGCTGTCCAGCCACGTCAACTACCAGCCGCACCGCCAGTGGGTCCTGTCCGGCCGCTATGCCTTCAAGCAGGTGAACGACGACAATGGCGACGTCGACAACCGCTTCACCGGCCACCTGCTGTCCGGGCGAGTGCTGTACGACCTCTCCGAGCGCTGGGACCTGGGCTTCAACGTCAGCCGTCTGTTCGATCCGGGCAGCACCCAGTACGGCTACGGCGCCGAGGTCGGCTACCTGCTGGCGAAGAACCTGTGGGTGTCGGGCGGCTACAACTTCGCCGGTTACCACGACCGGGATTTCGAGGATGTCGACTACACGCAGCAGGGGCCCTATCTGCGCCTGCGCTTCAAGTTCGACGAAAACAACCTGCGCTGGCTGGAGTGA
- the argE gene encoding acetylornithine deacetylase, which translates to MPLPSLKQQFAELIALPTVSCTQPSLDQPNRPLIERLAGWLTDLGFACEIQDIAPGKANLLATYGSGPGGLVLAGHSDTVPFDAALWRSDPLALREADDRWYGLGVCDMKGFFPLIIEAVKPLLDRPFRQPLLILATCDEESSMSGARALAEAGRPLGRAAVIGEPTGLKPIRLHKGVMMERIDIHGQSGHSSDPTLGRSALEAMHAAIGELLALRGQWQKEFSNPLFNVPQPTLNLGCIHGGDNPNRICGQCALEFDLRPLPGMDPEQLRAAIRAKLQPLAEQRGVRIDYGPIFPGVPPFEQAADSELVRLAERLTGQAAEAVAFGTEAPYLQQLGCETIVLGPGDIACAHQPDEYLDLARIAPTVELLRQLIGHYCLDAQPTPPART; encoded by the coding sequence ATGCCCCTTCCCAGCCTCAAGCAGCAGTTCGCCGAGCTGATCGCCCTGCCGACGGTGAGCTGCACCCAGCCCAGCCTCGACCAGCCCAACCGCCCGCTGATCGAGCGCCTGGCCGGCTGGCTGACCGACCTCGGCTTCGCCTGCGAGATCCAGGACATCGCTCCCGGCAAGGCCAACCTGCTGGCGACCTACGGCTCCGGTCCCGGCGGCCTGGTGCTGGCCGGGCACAGCGACACCGTACCCTTCGACGCCGCGCTGTGGCGGAGCGACCCGCTGGCCCTGCGCGAGGCCGACGACCGCTGGTATGGCCTGGGCGTGTGCGACATGAAGGGCTTCTTCCCGCTGATCATCGAGGCGGTCAAGCCGCTGCTCGACCGGCCGTTCCGCCAGCCGCTGCTGATCCTCGCCACCTGCGACGAGGAAAGCTCGATGAGCGGCGCGCGCGCCCTGGCCGAGGCCGGCCGCCCGCTGGGCCGCGCCGCGGTGATCGGCGAGCCGACCGGCCTCAAGCCGATCCGCCTGCACAAGGGCGTGATGATGGAGCGCATCGACATCCATGGGCAGAGCGGCCATTCCTCCGACCCGACGCTCGGGCGCAGTGCGCTGGAGGCCATGCACGCGGCGATCGGCGAGCTGCTCGCCCTGCGCGGCCAGTGGCAGAAGGAGTTCAGCAACCCGCTGTTCAACGTGCCGCAGCCGACCCTCAATCTGGGCTGCATCCACGGCGGCGACAATCCCAACCGCATCTGCGGCCAGTGTGCCCTGGAGTTCGACCTGCGCCCGCTGCCGGGCATGGACCCCGAGCAGCTGCGCGCGGCGATCCGCGCCAAGCTGCAGCCGCTGGCCGAGCAGCGCGGCGTGCGCATCGACTACGGGCCGATCTTCCCTGGCGTGCCGCCGTTCGAGCAGGCGGCGGACAGCGAGCTGGTGCGCCTGGCCGAGCGCCTCACCGGCCAGGCGGCCGAGGCGGTGGCCTTCGGTACCGAGGCGCCCTACCTGCAGCAGCTCGGTTGCGAGACCATCGTCCTCGGCCCCGGAGACATCGCCTGCGCCCACCAGCCGGACGAGTACCTCGACCTGGCGCGCATCGCGCCGACCGTCGAGCTGCTGCGCCAGCTGATCGGGCATTATTGCCTCGACGCCCAACCGACGCCGCCGGCGCGAACTTGA
- a CDS encoding inorganic phosphate transporter encodes MSLITDYGFVLLVLACAFGFFMAWGVGANDVANAMGTSVGSRALTIKQAILIAMVFEFCGAYLAGGEVTETIKNGIVDATVITPDLMVLGMMSALLAAGTWLMVATAKGWPVSTTHSIIGAVIGFAAVGVSMDAVQWSAIGPIVASWVVTPFLSGLVAFGLFMSVQKLIIDTDEPFRNAKRFVPVYMFLTGFMVALMTVTKGLKHVGLHLSGNQGILLALGIGVLVMLLGMAILSRIQVDGEADKGFHYASVEKVFAVLMVFTACSMAFAHGANDVANAVGPLAGIVGVIQSGGAADIAAKSAVPGWVLLLGAIGIVVGLATYGYKVIATIGKEITELTPSRGFAAELATASTVVGASAIGLPVSTTHTLVGAVLGIGLARGIGALNLGVIGRIFMSWIITLPAGAILAILFFEILQAIFA; translated from the coding sequence ATGTCTCTCATCACGGATTACGGGTTCGTACTCCTCGTGCTCGCCTGCGCCTTCGGTTTCTTCATGGCCTGGGGTGTCGGCGCCAACGACGTGGCCAACGCCATGGGCACTTCGGTCGGCTCCCGCGCGCTGACCATCAAACAGGCGATCCTGATCGCCATGGTCTTCGAGTTCTGCGGCGCCTACCTGGCCGGCGGCGAGGTGACCGAGACCATCAAGAACGGCATCGTCGACGCGACGGTGATCACCCCCGACCTGATGGTGCTGGGCATGATGTCGGCGCTGCTGGCGGCCGGCACCTGGCTGATGGTGGCCACCGCCAAGGGCTGGCCGGTGTCCACCACCCACTCGATCATCGGTGCGGTGATCGGCTTCGCCGCGGTCGGCGTGTCGATGGACGCGGTGCAGTGGAGCGCCATCGGCCCGATCGTCGCCAGCTGGGTGGTCACCCCGTTCCTCTCCGGCCTGGTCGCCTTCGGCCTGTTCATGAGCGTGCAGAAACTGATCATCGACACCGACGAGCCGTTCCGCAACGCCAAGCGCTTCGTGCCGGTCTACATGTTCCTCACCGGCTTCATGGTCGCGCTGATGACCGTGACCAAGGGCCTCAAGCACGTCGGCCTGCACCTGTCCGGCAACCAGGGCATCCTGCTGGCGCTGGGCATCGGCGTGCTGGTGATGCTGCTCGGCATGGCCATCCTCAGCCGCATCCAGGTGGATGGCGAGGCGGACAAGGGCTTCCACTATGCCAGCGTGGAGAAGGTGTTCGCCGTGCTGATGGTGTTCACCGCCTGCTCGATGGCCTTCGCCCACGGCGCCAACGACGTGGCCAACGCGGTCGGTCCGCTGGCCGGGATCGTCGGCGTGATCCAGTCCGGCGGCGCGGCGGACATCGCCGCCAAGTCGGCGGTTCCGGGCTGGGTGCTGCTGCTCGGTGCGATCGGCATCGTGGTCGGCCTGGCCACCTACGGCTACAAGGTGATCGCCACCATCGGCAAGGAAATCACCGAGCTGACCCCCAGCCGCGGCTTCGCCGCCGAGCTGGCCACCGCCTCCACCGTGGTCGGCGCCTCGGCCATCGGCCTGCCGGTGTCCACCACCCACACCCTGGTCGGCGCCGTGCTGGGCATCGGCCTGGCCCGCGGCATCGGCGCGCTGAACCTCGGCGTGATCGGGCGGATCTTCATGTCGTGGATCATCACCCTGCCGGCCGGCGCCATCCTGGCGATCCTGTTCTTCGAGATCCTCCAGGCGATCTTCGCCTGA
- a CDS encoding TIGR00153 family protein, which produces MPINPFVSLFGRSPIGPMQQHIAKAHECAANLLPFFQAVVAEDWPRVEQIQQEMSRLEQEADKLKKSVRIHLPKSLFLPVPRSDLLELLSVQDKVANRAKDIAGLMLGRQMTIPAALQPLMLAYVQRTVDASAQALKAMNELDELLETGFAGREATLVENMVEELEVIEQDTDRLQIEVRRTLFTLEKDLPPVDVMFLYQIIEWIGDVADRAERVGNRLEQLLAR; this is translated from the coding sequence ATGCCGATCAATCCCTTCGTCAGCCTGTTCGGGCGTTCCCCCATCGGGCCGATGCAGCAGCACATTGCCAAGGCACATGAGTGTGCTGCGAATCTCCTGCCCTTCTTCCAGGCCGTCGTCGCCGAGGACTGGCCGCGGGTGGAGCAGATTCAGCAGGAGATGTCGCGACTGGAGCAGGAAGCCGACAAGCTCAAGAAGAGCGTGCGCATCCATCTGCCGAAAAGCCTGTTCCTGCCGGTGCCGCGCTCGGACCTGCTCGAGCTGCTCAGTGTACAGGACAAAGTGGCCAACCGCGCCAAGGACATCGCCGGCCTGATGCTGGGTCGCCAGATGACCATCCCGGCGGCGCTGCAGCCGCTGATGCTGGCCTACGTGCAGCGCACCGTCGACGCCAGCGCCCAGGCGCTGAAGGCGATGAACGAGCTGGACGAGCTGCTCGAGACCGGCTTCGCCGGCCGCGAGGCGACCCTGGTGGAAAACATGGTCGAGGAGCTTGAGGTCATCGAGCAGGATACCGACCGCCTGCAGATCGAGGTGCGCCGCACCCTGTTCACGCTGGAGAAGGACCTGCCGCCGGTCGACGTGATGTTCCTCTACCAGATCATCGAGTGGATCGGTGACGTGGCCGACCGCGCCGAGCGCGTCGGCAATCGTCTGGAGCAACTGCTGGCGCGCTAA